The Acidobacteriota bacterium sequence TGCGCACCGCGCAGCGTGAGGCGCAGGCCGCCTTCGGCATCGGCGACGTGTACCTCGAGAAGTACCTCGACGCCCCGCGGCACATCGAAGTCCAGATCATCGGCGACGAGCACGGCAACGTGGTGCACCTCGGCGAGCGCGAGTGCTCCGTCCAACGACGCCACCAGAAGCTGATCGAGGAAGCGCCGTCGGCCGTGATCACCGAGGCGCAGCGCGCGGCGCTCGGCGCGATGGTCGTGGACGCCGCGAAGGCCGTCGGCTACGCGAGCGCGGGAACCTTCGAGTTCCTGATGGACGCCGACAACAACCTGTACTTCATCGAGGCGAATACGCGCCTCCAGGTCGAGCACGGCGTCACCGAGCTCATCACGGGCATCGACATCGTGAAGGCGCAGATTCGCGTGGCGGCGGGCGAGCCGCTCCCGTTCACGCAGGACGATGTGACGCTGACCGGGCACGCAATCGAGTGCCGCATCAACGCCGAGAACCCCGTCACGTTCGCGCCGAGTCCCGGCCGCATCGACGCGTTCTGCCTCCCCGGCGGTCCAGGCATCCGCGTGGATACGTTCGTCCACTCGGAGGCGACGGTGCCGCCCAACTACGACTCGCTCATCGCCAAGATGATGTCGCACGGGCGGACGCGCGACGAGGCCATCGCCCGCATGCGGCGTGCGCTCGAGATGACGGTGATCGAGGGGATCCACACGTCGGTGCCCATGCACCTGCGCATCCTTGCCGATCCCGACTTCCAGGCGGCGCGCATCTCCACGGCGTTCATGGAACGGTTCCTGGCCAAGCCGGAGTGAGCGTTCCGGGCCGCCCGCTGCCGTCGCGGTTGTACGCCATCGCCGATGCGGACGTGGCGGCCGCCGCCGGGTGGGACGTGCCGGATCTCGTCGACACGTTCCTGCAGGCGGGTGCGCGCTTCATCCAGATTCGCGCCAAGTCCACGCCAGGTGGTCAGCTCCTCGCCTGGGTGGATCGCGTCGCTGCTCTCGCGGGCGACGCGTGGATCATCGTCAACGACCGCGTCGACGTGGCCCTGGTCGCCGGCACGCGGCACGTGCATCTCGGCCAGGACGATCTGCCGGTGCGCGACGCCCGACTGATGCTCGGCGCCGATGCCGTCATCGGCCTTTCCACGCACACGCCCGACCAGATTGCGCGCGCGTGCGCGCTGCCGGTGGACTACATCGCCGTCGGGCCCGTGTTCGGGACGCACACGAAAGATACGGGGTACACGCCGGTGGGGCTCGCGCTGGTGGCGGAGGCACGTCGTCAGGCCGATGCGTCGGGCGCGCGTCCTGTCGTCGCCATCGGCGGCATCACGCTCGACACGGCACGCGCGACGATCGAGGCCGGCGCCGGTGCCGTTGTCGTGATCAGCGATCTGCTGCGCGGTGGGAACCCCGCGGGCCGCGTCAGGGCCTACTTGTCGGCGCTCGACGAGGTGTAGCCGCGGGTATAATGCGCGCCGAGACTTTGCCAGCGCACTGCACAGACTAGGCAACCTGACCCCGGGGGAGACACGCTTGGCCAGTACACTCTTTCGTACCAAGTCCATCGACCGACTGCTTGCCGAAGGTGCGGCGACAGGGGAGGGGACGCTGAAGCGTACCCTCGGTCCCGGCGCGCTGGTGGCGCTCGGGATCGGCGCGATCATCGGTGCCGGTCTGTTTGTCAGGACGGCGGCCGCGATCGCCGATCGGGCCGGCCCGTCGGTCACCATCGCCTTCCTCGTGGCGGCGCTCGGCTGCGCGCTCGCCGGCCTCTGCTATGCCGAGTTCGCCTCGATGATCCCCATCGCGGGCAGCGCGTACACGTATTCGTACGCGACGATGGGGGAGCTCGTCGCGTGGATCATCGGCTGGGACCTCATTCTCGAGTACGCGGTCGGCGCGGCCACCGTCGCCATCGCCTGGAGTGAGTACTTGAACAAGGTCCTTGAATTCTTCGGGTTACAAATACCGTACGCGTGGTGTCACTCGCCATTCCAGGTTGACCCCGTCACGGGTGCGCACGGCATCATCAACGTGCCCGCCGTCCTCGTTCTCTCGGGACTCACGGCGCTCCTCGTGCGCGGCACGCAGGAATCGGCCTGGGTCAACAACATCATCGTCATCACGAAGGTCGCCATCGTCCTGCTGGTGATCGCGCTGGGTTGGGGCTTCATCAACCCGGTCAACCACACGCCGTACATCCCGCCCGCCACGCTCTACACGACGCATGACGGCATCACGCACAACTACGGCGGCATCATGGGCATCCTCGGCGCCGCGGGCGTGGTCTTCTTCGCCTACATCGGCTTCGACGCCGTCTCCACCGCCGCGCAGGAAGCGAAGAACCCGAAGCGCGACATGCCGATCGGCATTCTCGGCTCACTCGTGGTGTGTACCGTGCTCTACGTGCTGTTTGCACACGTCCTGAGCGGTATCGCCACCGTCGAGGACTTCCGCAGCACCGGGCGCGAAGCGTCGGTGACCTTCGCGATCGCGAAGTACATGACGGGGTACGGCTGGCTGGCCAAGTTCGTCACCGTGGCCATTCTCGCCGGCTTCTCGTCGGTGATCCTGGTGATGCTGCTCGGGCAATCGCGCGTGTTCTACTCGATGGCCAAGGACGGGCTCGTGCCGCGGTTCTTCGCCGAGTTGCACCCGCAGCACCGGACGCCGTACAAGTCCAACTGGTTCTTCTTCGTGTTCACCGGGCTGTTTGCCGCGTTCGTGCCGGGCGACATCGTGGGAGAGATGACCAGCATCGGGACGTTGTTCGCGTTCATGCTGGTCTGCGCGGGTGTGTGGATCATGCGTGTGCGGCGGCCGGACATTCCGCGCGGCTTCCGCGTGCCGGCGGTTCCGCTTGTCGCACTGGCGGGCATATTCACGTGCGGAGCGATGGTGTACGGCCTCGGCTGGACCAACTGGCTGCGACTGGCCGGCTGGCTCGCGCTGGGGCTCCTCATCTACTTCGGCTACGGCAAGCAGCACAGCCGGTTGAACAGCCATGCGTGATGTGACACGGGGTGTCGTCACCGTGGTCTCGTCGCGAAGCGAGGCCCGGTGAGCGCACGCCTGCTCGACGGCGCCGCACTCGCGCGCCGCATGCGCGAAGACCTGCAGCCACGCGTGCAGGCGTTCACCGCCGAGGCCGGGCGTCCGCCCGGCCTGGCACTCGTGCTGGTGGGCGACGATCCCGCCTCGCACGTGTACGTCGGCAGCAAGCGGACGCACGGCGCGGAGGTCGGCTTCCGTGTCGACCTCCATCCGCGTCCGGCAAGCGCGTCGATCGAAGACGTGCTGGAACTCGTGCAGGCGCTCAACGCGGAACCGGGCATCGACGGGATCCTCGTGCAGTCGCCGCTGCCTGCGGCGATGGGGAGTGACGCGGCGCGGCGCGTCTTCGAAGCCATCGATCCAGCCAAGGACGTCGACGGATTCACGGCGGAGAACGTCGGCAGGCTCGTGCAGAATCGCGACGGCCTCGTCGCCTGCACGCCGGCAGGCGTCATCGAACTGCTGGAACGCGAGCAGGTGCCGATCGCCGGACGGCGTGCCGTCGTCATCGGCCGCAGCGACATCGTCGGCAAGCCGATGGCGCTGTTGCTGCTGCATCTTCATGCCACGGTGACCATCGCGCATTCGAAGACCGTCGATCTG is a genomic window containing:
- a CDS encoding bifunctional 5,10-methylenetetrahydrofolate dehydrogenase/5,10-methenyltetrahydrofolate cyclohydrolase, which encodes MSARLLDGAALARRMREDLQPRVQAFTAEAGRPPGLALVLVGDDPASHVYVGSKRTHGAEVGFRVDLHPRPASASIEDVLELVQALNAEPGIDGILVQSPLPAAMGSDAARRVFEAIDPAKDVDGFTAENVGRLVQNRDGLVACTPAGVIELLEREQVPIAGRRAVVIGRSDIVGKPMALLLLHLHATVTIAHSKTVDLSAVAREADILVAAIGRAGFVTPDFVKPGATVIDVGMNRVTSEADVVAFFGEGSKRHETWKAKGSVLMGDVHPAVAAVAGALTPVPGGVGPLTIAMLMHNTLTAAQRRTGISV
- a CDS encoding amino acid permease, which encodes MASTLFRTKSIDRLLAEGAATGEGTLKRTLGPGALVALGIGAIIGAGLFVRTAAAIADRAGPSVTIAFLVAALGCALAGLCYAEFASMIPIAGSAYTYSYATMGELVAWIIGWDLILEYAVGAATVAIAWSEYLNKVLEFFGLQIPYAWCHSPFQVDPVTGAHGIINVPAVLVLSGLTALLVRGTQESAWVNNIIVITKVAIVLLVIALGWGFINPVNHTPYIPPATLYTTHDGITHNYGGIMGILGAAGVVFFAYIGFDAVSTAAQEAKNPKRDMPIGILGSLVVCTVLYVLFAHVLSGIATVEDFRSTGREASVTFAIAKYMTGYGWLAKFVTVAILAGFSSVILVMLLGQSRVFYSMAKDGLVPRFFAELHPQHRTPYKSNWFFFVFTGLFAAFVPGDIVGEMTSIGTLFAFMLVCAGVWIMRVRRPDIPRGFRVPAVPLVALAGIFTCGAMVYGLGWTNWLRLAGWLALGLLIYFGYGKQHSRLNSHA
- the thiE gene encoding thiamine phosphate synthase yields the protein MSVPGRPLPSRLYAIADADVAAAAGWDVPDLVDTFLQAGARFIQIRAKSTPGGQLLAWVDRVAALAGDAWIIVNDRVDVALVAGTRHVHLGQDDLPVRDARLMLGADAVIGLSTHTPDQIARACALPVDYIAVGPVFGTHTKDTGYTPVGLALVAEARRQADASGARPVVAIGGITLDTARATIEAGAGAVVVISDLLRGGNPAGRVRAYLSALDEV
- the accC gene encoding acetyl-CoA carboxylase biotin carboxylase subunit, with product MFKKILIANRGEIALRVICACREMGIRTVAVFSEADEHSLHVRFADEAVCIGPPRSSESYLHVPAIISAAEITGADAIHPGYGFLSESAYLAEICDACHIKFIGPSPSVIRLMGEKSRARRAMKKAGVSTLPGSDGPVETEEEALEVAARLGYPVIIKASNGGGGRGMRIVRAAEELPPSLRTAQREAQAAFGIGDVYLEKYLDAPRHIEVQIIGDEHGNVVHLGERECSVQRRHQKLIEEAPSAVITEAQRAALGAMVVDAAKAVGYASAGTFEFLMDADNNLYFIEANTRLQVEHGVTELITGIDIVKAQIRVAAGEPLPFTQDDVTLTGHAIECRINAENPVTFAPSPGRIDAFCLPGGPGIRVDTFVHSEATVPPNYDSLIAKMMSHGRTRDEAIARMRRALEMTVIEGIHTSVPMHLRILADPDFQAARISTAFMERFLAKPE